The proteins below come from a single Nostoc sp. KVJ3 genomic window:
- the cofG gene encoding 7,8-didemethyl-8-hydroxy-5-deazariboflavin synthase subunit CofG, whose translation MPINNSRLVTYSPAYTIVPTYECFNRCSYCNFRSEPGKSPWMSLSDAETILKSLPSEKVCEILILSGEVHPNSPRREAWFGRIYDLCKLALAMGFLPHTNVGPLSFDEMQKLKGVNVSMGLMLEQLTPTLLNSVHRHAPSKLPEIRLQQLQWAGELQIPFTTGLLLGIGETDNDWWETLEAISNLHQRYHHIQEVILQPHSPGNQQTFDAPAFNPHQLPEVIAKAREILPPDITIQIPPNLVNDDCWLLACIEAGARDLGGIGPKDEVNPDYPHIQEQALRNILQPAGWELVARSPVYPQFDSWLSRELQTAVKRWRKILTPVSLL comes from the coding sequence ATGCCAATTAATAATTCTCGTCTTGTAACCTATAGCCCTGCTTATACCATCGTCCCAACTTATGAGTGCTTTAATCGGTGTAGTTACTGCAACTTTCGTAGTGAACCTGGTAAAAGTCCCTGGATGAGTCTTTCAGATGCAGAAACTATTTTAAAATCACTTCCAAGCGAAAAAGTCTGTGAAATACTTATACTAAGCGGTGAAGTTCATCCAAATTCACCAAGGCGTGAGGCGTGGTTTGGGCGAATTTATGATTTGTGCAAATTAGCGCTTGCAATGGGATTTTTACCACACACTAATGTGGGGCCATTGAGCTTTGATGAAATGCAAAAGCTTAAGGGTGTGAATGTTTCGATGGGGCTGATGTTGGAACAGCTAACGCCAACATTGTTAAATAGTGTACATCGGCACGCACCGAGTAAATTACCAGAAATTCGTTTACAACAATTGCAGTGGGCGGGAGAGTTACAGATTCCCTTTACAACTGGGTTACTTTTGGGAATTGGAGAAACCGATAATGATTGGTGGGAAACTTTAGAAGCTATATCTAACTTGCACCAACGTTACCATCACATTCAAGAGGTTATCCTACAACCTCATAGCCCAGGAAATCAGCAAACTTTTGATGCACCAGCTTTTAATCCTCATCAATTACCAGAAGTAATTGCTAAAGCCCGTGAGATTTTACCGCCAGATATTACTATTCAAATTCCGCCGAATTTAGTTAACGATGACTGCTGGTTACTCGCTTGTATCGAAGCTGGTGCTAGGGATTTGGGCGGAATTGGGCCAAAAGATGAAGTGAATCCTGATTATCCCCATATTCAGGAACAGGCTTTGAGAAATATTTTACAACCTGCTGGGTGGGAATTGGTGGCGCGATCGCCAGTTTATCCCCAATTTGATAGCTGGTTATCGAGGGAATTACAAACAGCAGTGAAGCGCTGGCGCAAGATTCTAACCCCAGTTTCTCTTTTGTAA
- the crtW gene encoding beta-carotene ketolase CrtW: MIQLEQPPNHQTKLIAVVKNKSQFKGLFIAILIVTAWVISLSLLLSLDISKLTFWILLPTILWQTFLYTGLFITSHDAMHGVVFPQNTKINNFIGTLTLSLYGLLPYKKLLKKHWIHHHNPASQIDPDFHNGKYKNFFAWYFHFMKGYWSWGQIIALTTIYHFNNHVLHIPSHNLTYFWVIPSLLSSFQLFYFGTFLPHSEPIGGYIQPHRSQTINRPIWWSFITCYHFGYHEEHHEYPHVPWWHLPEIYKTK, translated from the coding sequence GTGATTCAATTAGAACAACCACCCAATCATCAAACAAAACTGATCGCAGTAGTGAAAAATAAATCTCAGTTTAAGGGACTTTTCATTGCTATTCTCATTGTTACTGCATGGGTCATTAGCCTGAGTTTATTACTTTCCCTTGACATCTCCAAGTTAACATTTTGGATTCTATTGCCTACCATACTTTGGCAAACATTTTTATATACAGGGTTATTTATTACATCTCATGATGCTATGCATGGGGTAGTATTTCCCCAGAATACCAAGATTAATAATTTTATTGGGACATTAACCTTATCTCTATATGGCCTTTTACCATATAAAAAATTATTAAAAAAACATTGGATACACCACCACAATCCAGCAAGTCAAATAGACCCAGATTTTCATAATGGGAAATACAAAAATTTCTTCGCGTGGTATTTTCATTTTATGAAGGGTTACTGGAGTTGGGGACAAATCATTGCCTTGACTACTATCTATCACTTTAATAATCACGTCCTCCATATACCATCTCATAATCTAACTTACTTTTGGGTGATTCCTTCGCTTTTAAGTTCATTCCAACTATTTTACTTTGGTACTTTCCTACCTCATAGTGAACCCATAGGAGGTTATATTCAGCCCCATCGTTCCCAAACGATTAATCGTCCAATTTGGTGGTCATTTATTACGTGCTATCATTTTGGCTATCATGAAGAACATCACGAGTATCCCCATGTTCCTTGGTGGCATTTACCAGAAATTTACAAAACCAAATAG